The proteins below come from a single Borreliella afzelii genomic window:
- a CDS encoding putative glycoside hydrolase, whose amino-acid sequence MCMKIFIYWIVIFFFFVFKIFSIYSLTDEEFFKKYSLFFVHKGFLSKNVNGKITKVKVNGIDSRWVYPFHKLIPSRITSIYEDVYSSNSFLTTSNNLYVSYDYSKNFRKLVGINKFNSSAYITSSAFSQGEYKRIAIGTAIHGIYLSDNGAVSFKNLNRLIPQIYLGAGYYDIISAIEFSKGDSNNLYFSSGVYGDIFLISQKSGLIKKISFPFKKQIIRILDLSSKNVEKILVRTYDNHFYSYFNGQWVFIGKLSLQDQNFIEKSQRMQLAKNKGSIYLTAYTLRNNRLVDERFKFIKDSGMNAVVIDFKDDSGNLTYSSKLFLPNKLSSVKNLIDVSYILKKARELGIYVIARCVVFKDAKLYYYNNFKHALWNKRTNKPWAHFIKKVDSSGLVKYVQVEHWVDIFSPATWDYNISIAKEIQSFGVDEIQFDYIRFPSDGPVSLATSRMNKYEMQPVDALESFLIMAREQLYIPISVDIYGYNGWFPTNSIGQNIAMLSDYVDVISPMFYPSHYTNDFLPSNSYYTKRAYKIYKEGSDRALMFSLDRVVIRPYVQAFLLGKERFVDDEIYLKYLKFQLKGVKESFGSGFSLWNASNVYYMVKGSLKEYLDSF is encoded by the coding sequence ATGTGTATGAAAATTTTTATCTATTGGATAGTTATTTTCTTCTTTTTTGTTTTTAAAATTTTCAGTATATATTCACTAACTGATGAAGAATTTTTTAAAAAATATAGTTTATTTTTTGTTCATAAAGGATTTTTGAGTAAAAATGTTAATGGAAAAATAACTAAAGTTAAAGTTAATGGGATAGATTCCAGGTGGGTTTATCCTTTTCATAAGCTTATTCCTAGTCGAATTACCTCTATTTATGAAGATGTTTATTCTTCAAATTCATTTTTAACTACAAGCAATAATCTTTACGTTTCTTATGATTATTCAAAAAATTTTAGAAAATTAGTGGGAATTAATAAATTTAACAGTAGTGCGTATATTACATCGAGTGCCTTTTCTCAAGGAGAGTATAAGCGTATTGCTATTGGAACTGCGATTCACGGCATTTATCTTAGTGATAATGGAGCTGTTAGTTTTAAAAATTTAAATCGCTTAATTCCTCAGATTTATCTGGGTGCAGGGTATTACGACATTATTAGTGCTATTGAATTTTCAAAAGGAGATTCAAATAATTTATATTTTTCTTCTGGAGTTTATGGAGATATTTTTTTAATTAGTCAGAAAAGTGGACTTATTAAAAAAATTTCTTTTCCTTTTAAAAAGCAAATAATACGTATTTTAGATTTATCTAGCAAGAATGTGGAAAAAATTTTGGTGAGAACATATGACAATCATTTTTATTCTTATTTTAATGGGCAATGGGTATTTATTGGAAAATTGTCTTTGCAGGATCAGAATTTTATTGAAAAATCCCAAAGGATGCAACTTGCTAAGAATAAAGGATCTATTTATTTAACAGCATATACATTGCGCAATAATAGGCTAGTTGATGAAAGATTTAAATTTATTAAAGATTCGGGCATGAATGCTGTTGTAATTGATTTTAAAGATGATAGTGGTAATTTAACTTATTCTAGTAAGCTTTTTTTGCCGAATAAGTTGAGTTCTGTTAAAAACCTGATTGATGTTTCTTATATTCTTAAAAAAGCTAGAGAACTTGGAATTTATGTTATTGCTAGATGTGTTGTATTTAAAGATGCAAAATTGTATTATTATAATAATTTTAAGCATGCTCTTTGGAATAAAAGAACCAATAAGCCTTGGGCTCATTTTATTAAAAAAGTTGATTCTAGTGGGCTTGTGAAATATGTGCAAGTAGAGCATTGGGTAGATATTTTTTCTCCTGCTACTTGGGACTATAATATATCTATTGCAAAAGAAATACAATCTTTTGGAGTTGATGAAATACAGTTTGACTATATTAGATTTCCATCAGATGGTCCTGTATCTCTTGCAACTTCAAGAATGAATAAGTATGAGATGCAGCCTGTTGATGCTCTTGAATCTTTTTTGATTATGGCAAGAGAACAGCTTTATATTCCTATTTCTGTTGATATTTATGGGTACAATGGTTGGTTTCCTACTAATAGTATTGGGCAAAATATTGCAATGTTATCAGATTATGTTGATGTCATATCTCCTATGTTTTATCCTTCACACTATACTAATGATTTTTTGCCAAGCAATTCTTATTATACAAAAAGAGCTTATAAGATTTATAAAGAGGGGAGTGATAGAGCACTTATGTTTTCTTTAGATCGGGTTGTCATTAGGCCTTATGTTCAGGCTTTTTTATTAGGAAAGGAAAGGTTTGTGGATGATGAGATTTATTTGAAGTATTTAAAGTTTCAGCTTAAAGGGGTCAAGGAGTCATTTGGTAGTGGTTTTAGTCTTTGGAACGCATCTAATGTTTATTATATGGTTAAGGGGAGTTTAAAAGAATATTTAGATTCTTTTTAA
- a CDS encoding calcium/sodium antiporter — MEHLIQFFYVGFGIFLLYLGGNLLLKSSVGIATYLKVPTLLIGVTIVSFSTSAPELFTSLVAAFKGKNEIVVSNVIGSNIINMLLALPLAGFFLRIKADFKRLKLSFMFLFLLMFLLLLLSFDLRSFSFFAAPYNRLSSFSILILFLFYLFFFYKEEKANFSLENSSQEGVSNLNQSLNFIFLNTLSFFISMYFLYLGSKLLVDGALYIANNVFNVSEKLIGIIVVAFGTSVPELVVSLFAIIRKESDIAFGNIIGSNIFNIGFILASSSFFRPILLQDIYILDFSIMVFITLVLFLVVKFKGVFGRGISLIFLLLYILYNLMLFNFY; from the coding sequence TTGGAACATTTAATTCAATTTTTTTATGTAGGATTTGGTATTTTTTTATTGTATCTTGGTGGTAATTTGCTTTTAAAAAGTTCAGTTGGCATTGCTACCTATTTAAAAGTTCCAACACTTTTAATAGGAGTTACAATAGTATCTTTTTCAACAAGCGCTCCAGAGCTTTTTACAAGTTTAGTAGCGGCTTTTAAGGGTAAAAACGAAATTGTTGTTTCTAATGTTATTGGTAGCAATATTATTAATATGTTACTTGCTCTGCCTTTAGCAGGATTCTTTTTAAGAATTAAGGCAGATTTTAAAAGACTTAAGCTTTCTTTTATGTTTCTGTTTTTATTAATGTTTCTTCTTTTGTTGCTTTCATTTGATTTGAGATCTTTCTCTTTTTTTGCGGCACCTTATAATCGTTTAAGCTCATTTAGTATCTTAATTCTTTTTTTATTCTATCTGTTCTTCTTTTATAAAGAAGAAAAAGCAAATTTTAGCTTGGAAAATTCTTCTCAAGAAGGTGTAAGTAATTTAAATCAGAGTTTAAATTTTATATTTTTAAATACGTTAAGCTTTTTTATTAGCATGTATTTTCTTTATTTGGGATCAAAATTATTGGTGGATGGAGCTCTTTATATTGCCAATAATGTTTTTAATGTTAGTGAAAAGTTGATTGGAATTATAGTTGTAGCTTTTGGGACAAGTGTTCCCGAGCTTGTTGTATCTCTTTTTGCAATAATTAGAAAAGAATCAGACATTGCATTTGGGAACATTATCGGTAGCAATATTTTTAATATCGGGTTTATTTTAGCTAGTAGTAGTTTTTTCAGACCTATCTTGTTACAAGATATTTATATTTTAGATTTTAGTATAATGGTGTTTATAACTTTAGTTTTATTTTTAGTGGTTAAATTTAAAGGAGTTTTTGGTAGAGGTATTTCTTTAATTTTTTTGCTTTTATATATTTTGTATAATTTAATGTTATTTAATTTTTATTGA
- the alr gene encoding alanine racemase: protein MYNNKTMSSNKTIIINLNNLEHNLNLIKNKIGEKEIVATLKGDAYGHGLINIFKFFKAKKINYFGLSNIEDAKTLKKIDKSTKILMYIKVDKKEIKNLIKLELLPFVADFEYLFLIEKECALQKKKIKVHLKIDVGMNRYGIKIDSALEIATYIQNSKFLELEGVCSHLPTTENFKITQKQIEQFLFFLETLKQKNINPKFVHISNSGHIINYKLNPQFNMVRPGLILYGYCPTLKNKKTTLNFKPVLNLFSKVVFIKNVKKGEKISYSGTFQAKEDMKIGIIPIGYFDGIPQNINNNFYFLINNKKCKIRGKVCMNLTIVEIPKDLKVETGSKVEIVSEKLSINEMSKFSKRSHYELLCNIGKYENRKYLD from the coding sequence ATATATAATAATAAAACCATGAGTAGTAACAAAACAATAATAATAAATTTAAATAATTTGGAGCATAACTTAAACTTAATTAAAAATAAAATTGGTGAAAAAGAAATAGTAGCTACCTTAAAAGGCGACGCATATGGTCACGGACTTATAAATATCTTTAAATTTTTTAAAGCAAAAAAAATAAATTATTTTGGACTTTCCAATATTGAAGATGCCAAAACACTTAAAAAAATTGATAAAAGTACAAAAATATTGATGTACATTAAAGTAGATAAAAAAGAAATTAAAAATTTGATTAAACTTGAATTATTACCATTTGTTGCTGATTTTGAATATCTATTTTTAATAGAAAAAGAATGTGCATTGCAAAAAAAGAAAATAAAAGTCCACTTAAAAATTGATGTTGGCATGAATAGATATGGAATAAAAATAGATAGCGCTCTTGAAATAGCCACATATATTCAAAATTCAAAATTTCTAGAACTAGAAGGGGTCTGCTCGCATCTCCCAACAACAGAAAACTTTAAAATCACACAAAAACAAATAGAGCAATTCTTATTTTTTTTGGAAACGCTTAAACAAAAAAATATAAATCCAAAATTTGTCCATATTTCTAATTCGGGACACATTATTAACTACAAACTAAATCCCCAATTTAATATGGTAAGACCGGGTCTTATTCTTTATGGTTATTGTCCAACACTAAAAAACAAAAAAACTACTCTAAATTTTAAACCTGTATTAAATTTATTTTCAAAAGTAGTATTTATCAAAAATGTGAAAAAAGGTGAAAAAATCTCATATTCAGGTACATTTCAAGCCAAAGAGGATATGAAAATAGGAATTATTCCAATCGGATATTTTGATGGAATACCTCAAAATATAAACAATAATTTTTATTTTTTAATAAACAATAAAAAATGTAAAATAAGGGGAAAGGTTTGCATGAATCTAACAATAGTAGAAATTCCTAAAGACTTAAAAGTTGAAACGGGTTCAAAAGTGGAAATTGTATCAGAAAAATTAAGCATAAATGAAATGAGTAAATTTTCTAAAAGAAGTCATTATGAATTACTATGTAATATAGGAAAATATGAAAACAGAAAATATTTAGATTAA
- a CDS encoding S2/P23 family protein, whose translation MRLKKFISTVIILFLAKNIFSENEINIFENNNYIVKENIKTRIKKLKQSFLLTSVDIAVSQPYMELADWNGDPIKELIGISYSFINVFSKIGSSAIISFDLSNEASGKYKITKLEFLSPDKGSFINNLSSLTSGKQQSKKELAKDAYSFGTLKTESLSKTIAEYYKNNNWHYILAAITVENNINKETKRYEIRINPKIYNDFQKKLRLYFRSNQVKKFPIPIIE comes from the coding sequence ATGCGACTTAAAAAATTTATTTCAACTGTAATAATTCTTTTTCTAGCTAAAAATATTTTTTCTGAAAACGAAATTAATATCTTCGAAAATAACAATTATATTGTAAAAGAAAATATAAAAACAAGAATTAAAAAACTAAAACAAAGTTTTTTACTTACATCTGTTGATATTGCCGTTAGTCAGCCTTACATGGAATTAGCAGATTGGAATGGAGACCCAATAAAAGAACTTATTGGAATTAGCTATTCATTTATAAATGTATTTTCAAAAATTGGATCTTCTGCTATTATTTCGTTTGACCTATCAAATGAAGCTTCTGGAAAATATAAAATCACAAAATTAGAATTTTTAAGTCCAGATAAAGGCAGCTTTATTAATAATCTTAGCAGTCTCACCAGTGGAAAGCAACAATCAAAAAAAGAGCTTGCAAAAGACGCTTATTCATTTGGGACATTAAAAACTGAATCTCTCTCAAAAACGATTGCAGAATATTACAAGAACAACAACTGGCATTATATTTTGGCAGCAATAACAGTAGAAAATAATATAAATAAAGAAACTAAAAGATATGAAATTAGAATTAACCCTAAAATATATAATGATTTTCAAAAAAAATTGAGATTATATTTTAGAAGCAACCAAGTAAAAAAATTCCCAATACCCATTATAGAATAG
- a CDS encoding S2/P23 family protein encodes MIFRTYKHLKLIAILMLMLSCAFFKKPQTAQQNGAIGNPIRDELPLNDGKLHLISGKILNKKLPVVNENHDVTWIKTKAMAILDKDGQAMPEFKNKFGYSYILSPIKMNDEYSSYTSLLILFETTENGDKEYEIEDIKLITAGSNLELKHSLLIAEKSQEEGYVTAYPFGILMDEELRKAFQLTYQNGHWNYMLANLTVKNKITQKTEIYTISLNSKLIIDFVKEVLKENPILKETNGDLFEDI; translated from the coding sequence ATGATATTTAGAACATATAAGCATTTAAAATTAATAGCAATACTTATGTTAATGTTGAGTTGCGCTTTTTTTAAAAAGCCACAAACTGCACAACAAAACGGAGCTATTGGAAACCCAATAAGGGATGAATTGCCTTTAAACGATGGAAAATTACATTTAATATCAGGAAAAATTTTGAATAAAAAATTGCCAGTCGTAAATGAAAATCATGACGTAACTTGGATAAAAACAAAGGCAATGGCAATCTTAGATAAAGATGGACAAGCAATGCCAGAATTCAAAAACAAATTTGGATATTCTTATATACTATCCCCTATAAAAATGAATGATGAATATAGTAGTTACACATCGCTATTAATACTTTTTGAAACAACTGAAAATGGAGATAAAGAATATGAAATTGAAGATATTAAACTTATAACAGCTGGTTCCAACCTAGAACTTAAACATTCTCTTCTAATTGCTGAAAAATCACAAGAAGAAGGATATGTTACTGCATACCCATTTGGAATCTTGATGGACGAAGAACTTAGAAAAGCTTTTCAATTAACATATCAAAATGGTCATTGGAATTATATGCTTGCAAATTTAACCGTTAAAAACAAGATTACTCAAAAAACTGAAATTTATACAATTTCTCTTAATTCAAAATTAATTATTGACTTTGTAAAAGAAGTATTAAAAGAAAATCCCATCTTAAAAGAGACAAATGGAGATCTATTTGAAGATATATAA
- a CDS encoding LIC_12708 family protein: MKKHYKIFTLSLLFAIISCNTKTLNELGEEQFKIPFGTLPGAIMPLDNKFTNSKFDIKTYNGLVYIAEIKTNKLMIFNSYGKLIQTYQNGIFKTNPDLKIKKIDFEGIQSIYPLKDFIIVADKLDNKKAKFNQKENIAYFMRILILNKNSSVEILGQEGLNGTPFPQIYDVNVDENGNIAIISIYSEGYIIYSYDKEFSPLYKIYVNKNLLKTIDDQKKNYNISIDKVFFEVNKKTLYVKITYYENIDDNENINDLGIKIKDQYVYKMRLKKTKEFEVISKIALPKNLLDDKQESFINIIKIQKDKIIASTNMKNLSNNLIWKLDNKGLIKDQIALIEPPNLTFLSESLSKDGILSILYGGKTGVSVYWWNLNVLLKL, translated from the coding sequence ATGAAAAAACACTATAAAATTTTTACATTAAGCTTACTTTTTGCAATTATATCATGTAATACTAAAACTTTAAACGAATTAGGAGAAGAACAATTTAAAATACCATTCGGGACACTGCCTGGTGCAATAATGCCCTTGGATAACAAATTTACAAATTCAAAATTTGATATCAAAACGTATAATGGGTTAGTATACATTGCAGAAATAAAAACAAATAAATTGATGATTTTTAACTCATACGGAAAACTAATACAAACTTATCAAAATGGAATATTTAAAACAAACCCTGATTTAAAAATAAAAAAAATAGATTTTGAAGGAATTCAATCAATATATCCGTTAAAAGATTTCATTATTGTTGCAGACAAATTAGATAATAAAAAAGCAAAATTCAATCAAAAAGAAAATATTGCTTACTTTATGAGAATACTAATACTAAACAAAAACTCGTCTGTAGAAATTTTAGGTCAAGAAGGTTTAAACGGAACACCATTTCCACAAATTTACGATGTCAACGTTGATGAAAACGGCAACATTGCAATAATATCAATATATAGCGAAGGCTATATAATATATTCTTATGATAAAGAATTTTCTCCGCTTTATAAAATTTACGTCAATAAAAACCTACTAAAAACAATAGATGACCAAAAGAAAAACTACAATATTTCAATAGACAAGGTTTTTTTTGAAGTTAACAAAAAAACTCTTTATGTAAAAATCACCTACTATGAAAACATTGACGATAATGAAAATATAAACGATCTTGGAATTAAAATTAAAGATCAATATGTCTATAAGATGCGTTTAAAAAAAACAAAAGAATTCGAAGTAATAAGTAAAATCGCCCTTCCTAAAAACTTGCTAGACGATAAACAGGAAAGCTTTATTAATATAATAAAAATACAAAAAGACAAAATAATAGCCTCTACTAATATGAAAAATTTATCTAACAATTTAATATGGAAATTAGACAACAAAGGCTTAATTAAAGACCAAATAGCTTTAATTGAACCTCCAAATTTAACATTTCTTTCTGAAAGCTTATCTAAAGATGGAATACTTAGCATACTTTATGGCGGAAAAACTGGGGTTAGTGTTTACTGGTGGAATTTAAATGTCTTATTGAAATTATAA
- the secA gene encoding preprotein translocase subunit SecA encodes MLKAVLERTIGSKSKRDLKDYLPTLRNINKLERWALLLSDEDFSKETEKLKDELKSGNSLESILERAFTLSREAARRRLKERPYDVQIIAGLALHKGKIIEMKTGEGKTLSSVQAAYLNSLTGDGVIIVTVNDYLAERDSNWMKPVFDLLGVSVGVVLSNMDYELRKAQYAKDITYVTNNELGFDYLRDNMRYDLNEKSLRKFNYCIIDEIDSILIDEARTPLIISGPTEGNTNAYLEVNSLVSFLKECSKDSKTGDYPLEIDDLDGDYTVDEKAKRISFTAKGLNNLEQLLVSKGIISGSMYTDSNFNYVHYMTQALKAHLLFLKNREYIVGDSGVEIVDEFTGRVLTGRRYSDGLHQAIEAKEGVRVANENKTMATITFQNLFRMFNKISGMTGTADTEAKEFHRIYNLDVVVVPTNRLLARIDEDDTIYYTEEFKFNAITDEVYKTYKKGQPVLVGTVSIEKSEILSAMFKSRGIKHEVLNAKNHSREAFIIAEAGAKHAVTIATNMAGRGTDIKLGGNIEHRVRKKIGTNVSLEEFQEAVKNEREDYLKDYNEVKSLGGLYVIGSERHESRRIDNQLRGRSGRQGDPGRSRFYVSLEDDLMRLFAGDNLRSLMGKLGMATGEPITHSLLTKSLINAQKRVEDRNFEIRKHLLEYDDVITKQRDFIYAQRNSILEDTAIKDRILIALEEYLTFLLEGAKSSTVSNVFLNEVNLIFAYMLEGLGSIENINSLDLKAKLMQIAKANLDEKENSIGRDLFNGFLRYEYLRNIDSKFQEHLANLDSLREAVYLRSYANKNPITEYKEEGFLIFSELIKDIKVSTIRRVLQLKLDSNSSNFKSVKKSKNVNSIHKELSGIVINENKSVSNVQVVRSSPKIGRNEPCYCGSGKKYKNCHGKS; translated from the coding sequence ATGTTAAAAGCAGTACTTGAGAGAACCATTGGCTCAAAAAGTAAAAGAGATTTAAAAGATTATCTTCCAACTTTAAGAAATATTAATAAGCTTGAGCGTTGGGCATTGTTATTATCAGATGAAGATTTTTCAAAAGAGACGGAAAAGCTTAAAGATGAATTAAAATCGGGCAACTCTTTAGAGAGTATTTTAGAGCGAGCTTTTACTCTGTCTAGAGAAGCTGCTAGAAGGCGTCTTAAGGAAAGGCCTTATGATGTGCAAATCATTGCGGGGCTTGCTCTTCACAAAGGCAAAATAATAGAGATGAAGACAGGAGAAGGAAAAACCCTCTCGTCAGTTCAAGCGGCTTATTTGAATAGTTTAACAGGAGATGGGGTTATTATTGTTACTGTTAATGACTATCTTGCAGAGCGTGATTCCAATTGGATGAAGCCAGTTTTTGATCTTTTGGGTGTTAGCGTGGGGGTTGTTCTATCTAATATGGATTATGAGCTAAGAAAAGCTCAATATGCCAAAGATATTACTTATGTTACAAACAATGAACTTGGATTTGATTACTTAAGAGATAATATGCGTTATGACTTGAATGAAAAATCTTTAAGAAAGTTTAATTATTGTATTATTGATGAGATCGATTCTATTTTGATTGATGAAGCAAGAACCCCTTTGATTATTTCAGGACCTACTGAAGGCAATACCAATGCTTATCTTGAAGTTAATTCTCTTGTATCTTTTTTAAAAGAGTGTTCCAAGGATTCCAAAACAGGTGATTATCCTTTAGAAATAGACGACCTTGATGGCGATTACACTGTTGATGAGAAAGCCAAAAGAATTTCTTTTACTGCTAAAGGACTTAATAATCTTGAGCAGCTTTTAGTTTCTAAAGGCATTATTAGTGGATCTATGTATACTGATTCAAATTTTAATTATGTTCATTATATGACACAAGCCTTGAAAGCGCATTTGCTTTTTTTAAAAAATAGAGAATATATTGTTGGTGATTCTGGAGTTGAGATTGTAGATGAATTTACCGGTAGAGTTTTAACAGGACGAAGATATTCTGATGGACTTCATCAAGCTATTGAGGCTAAAGAAGGAGTTAGAGTTGCTAATGAAAATAAGACCATGGCAACCATTACTTTCCAAAATTTATTTAGAATGTTTAATAAAATTTCTGGCATGACGGGTACAGCTGATACAGAAGCTAAGGAATTCCACAGAATATATAATCTTGATGTAGTTGTAGTTCCAACAAATAGATTGTTAGCGCGAATAGATGAAGATGATACTATTTATTATACGGAAGAATTTAAGTTTAATGCGATTACAGATGAGGTTTATAAAACTTATAAGAAGGGGCAACCGGTTTTAGTGGGAACTGTTTCTATTGAAAAATCTGAGATTTTATCAGCTATGTTTAAAAGTAGAGGAATTAAGCACGAAGTTCTTAATGCAAAAAATCATTCTCGAGAAGCATTTATTATTGCTGAAGCTGGAGCAAAACATGCGGTTACAATTGCAACAAATATGGCTGGTCGTGGTACTGATATTAAACTTGGAGGCAATATTGAGCACAGGGTTAGAAAAAAAATTGGAACTAATGTAAGCCTTGAAGAATTTCAAGAGGCTGTTAAAAATGAGAGAGAAGATTACCTAAAAGATTATAATGAGGTTAAAAGTCTTGGTGGGCTTTATGTTATTGGTAGTGAACGTCACGAATCAAGGCGAATAGACAATCAGCTTCGTGGGCGTAGCGGAAGACAAGGCGACCCTGGGCGTTCAAGATTTTATGTGTCGCTTGAAGATGATTTAATGCGCCTTTTTGCTGGAGACAACCTGAGGTCATTAATGGGTAAGCTTGGAATGGCAACGGGAGAGCCTATTACACATTCTCTTTTAACCAAATCTTTGATTAATGCCCAAAAAAGAGTAGAAGACAGAAATTTTGAAATTAGAAAGCATTTATTGGAGTATGACGATGTTATTACAAAGCAGAGAGATTTTATTTATGCCCAGAGAAATTCTATTCTTGAAGATACAGCTATTAAGGATCGTATTCTTATTGCTTTAGAGGAATATCTTACTTTTTTGCTTGAGGGAGCAAAAAGTAGCACAGTTTCAAATGTTTTTTTAAATGAAGTAAATTTAATTTTTGCCTACATGCTTGAAGGTCTTGGTTCTATTGAAAATATTAATTCTCTTGATTTAAAGGCCAAGTTAATGCAAATAGCAAAGGCAAATTTAGATGAGAAGGAGAATTCGATCGGCAGAGATCTTTTTAATGGATTTTTAAGATACGAATATTTGAGAAATATTGATTCTAAATTTCAAGAGCATCTTGCAAATTTAGATTCTTTAAGAGAGGCTGTTTATCTAAGGTCTTATGCTAATAAAAATCCAATTACAGAGTACAAGGAAGAGGGGTTTTTAATATTTAGCGAGCTTATTAAGGATATTAAAGTGTCTACCATAAGGCGTGTTCTTCAGTTGAAATTGGATAGCAATTCTTCCAATTTTAAGTCAGTAAAGAAATCTAAAAATGTTAATTCAATCCATAAAGAACTTTCAGGAATTGTTATTAATGAAAATAAAAGCGTTTCTAATGTTCAAGTAGTTAGAAGTTCTCCCAAAATAGGTAGAAATGAGCCTTGTTATTGTGGAAGTGGGAAGAAATATAAAAATTGTCATGGTAAAAGTTAG
- a CDS encoding superoxide dismutase, with protein MFKLPELGYNYDAVEPYIDAKTMEIHHSKHHNGFVINLNSILEKMGKSHLEDVSNILINIHDFPDEFQTPIRNNAGGYSNHTLYFRTLKPGNKSNLLEKFENDINVTFGSLDVLKASLKDTAMKIFGSGWAWLVLCPDSGLKVISMPNQDSPLMKSYKPVLGIDVWEHAYYLKYQNRRIEYVDAFLKALNWEEVSKIYNEAHN; from the coding sequence ATGTTTAAATTGCCAGAACTTGGTTACAATTATGATGCTGTTGAGCCTTATATTGATGCCAAAACTATGGAAATTCATCATAGCAAACATCATAATGGTTTTGTAATAAATTTGAATTCTATTTTAGAAAAAATGGGCAAAAGTCATTTAGAAGACGTTTCAAACATATTAATAAATATTCATGATTTTCCAGATGAATTTCAAACCCCAATTAGAAATAATGCTGGAGGGTATTCTAACCATACTCTATATTTTAGAACTTTAAAACCAGGAAACAAGAGTAATCTTTTGGAAAAGTTTGAAAATGATATTAATGTAACTTTTGGAAGTCTAGATGTTCTTAAGGCCAGCTTGAAAGATACCGCAATGAAAATTTTTGGAAGTGGTTGGGCATGGTTAGTATTGTGTCCTGATAGTGGGCTTAAAGTGATTTCAATGCCTAATCAGGATAGTCCTTTAATGAAGTCTTATAAACCGGTTTTAGGTATTGATGTTTGGGAGCATGCTTATTATCTTAAATATCAAAATAGAAGAATTGAATATGTCGATGCATTTTTAAAGGCTTTAAATTGGGAAGAAGTTTCAAAAATTTACAATGAAGCTCACAATTAG
- the nagB gene encoding glucosamine-6-phosphate deaminase has product MRLIIRPTHEDVSKWAANHVAQKIKEFSPTKKKPFILGLPTGSSPIGMYKNLIELNKSGKISFQNVITFNMDEYIGIEQNHPESYHSFMWKNFFSHIDIKKENINILNGNALNLEKECEEYEKKIKSFGGIMLFVGGIGPDGHIAFNEPGSSLTSRTRIKTLTQDTIIANSRFFEGNVNKVPKSALTVGIGTIMDSQEILIIVNGHNKARALKHAIEKGINHMWTISALQLHKNAIIVSDKNATYELKVGTVEYFNDIERKNFNNDLK; this is encoded by the coding sequence ATGAGATTAATAATCAGACCTACGCATGAAGACGTATCAAAGTGGGCAGCCAATCACGTAGCACAAAAAATTAAAGAATTTTCTCCAACAAAAAAAAAGCCATTTATCCTTGGACTTCCAACAGGAAGCTCTCCAATCGGTATGTACAAGAATTTAATTGAATTAAATAAAAGTGGAAAAATTTCATTTCAAAATGTCATAACTTTTAACATGGATGAATACATAGGAATCGAACAAAATCATCCTGAAAGTTACCATTCATTTATGTGGAAAAATTTTTTTTCTCATATTGATATTAAAAAAGAAAACATAAATATATTAAATGGAAATGCTTTAAATCTCGAAAAAGAATGTGAAGAGTATGAAAAAAAAATCAAATCTTTCGGAGGAATCATGCTTTTTGTAGGTGGAATCGGACCTGATGGCCACATTGCTTTTAACGAACCGGGCTCCTCCTTAACATCAAGAACAAGAATTAAAACTTTAACCCAAGATACAATCATTGCTAATTCAAGATTTTTTGAAGGAAATGTGAACAAAGTTCCCAAAAGCGCTCTAACTGTTGGAATTGGAACAATTATGGATTCGCAAGAAATTTTAATAATAGTAAACGGACATAACAAAGCAAGAGCATTAAAGCATGCCATTGAAAAAGGCATTAATCATATGTGGACAATTAGCGCACTTCAATTGCATAAAAATGCAATCATAGTATCTGACAAAAATGCAACTTACGAATTAAAAGTCGGAACAGTAGAGTACTTTAATGACATAGAAAGAAAAAACTTTAATAATGACTTAAAATAA